The Brassica oleracea var. oleracea cultivar TO1000 chromosome C7, BOL, whole genome shotgun sequence sequence GAAATTTCATGCGAGTTTGTTCTCCTCTTTGCAGAAACCTGGTTCGAAACTACCTTTCGGGCACAATCCCAGTGGAGTGGGCTTCAATGCCATATATCACTTCGATGTTAGTTCTCTCTTTCTCCAATGCTTCATCTTCATGATTTACGAGTAACTTTGAATTTTCTCGCAGTACGCTCTCCGCCAATAATTTGTCTGGGCCTTTACCAACTTGGTTGCAAAACTTCAAGAATCTGAAAATCCTGTACGTCGTCTCTGAACTGTTTCCCACTTCTATGCCTTTTTAACTTGACCTACTATTACAGTAATGTGATCAAATTTTCAGAGGAATTGAAGGAAACCAGTTCTCCGGTACAATTCCTGATGAGCTTGGTAATTTGACCAACCTAACAAAATTGTAAGACAATCTTTGGCTTTGCAGGCATCTTGCTTCCAACCAGTTTTGATATTTTTCATCAGAAAATCTTTTGTTTAATGGAAAAATGTACCATGTTGGTCTTCTTTGAAACCGGTGCAGGCATCTTGCATCCAATAAGTTTATTGGACGCTTGCCTGTCACTCTCGCTAGACTAGTAAACCTTGAGGAATTGTAAGTTCTTGCTATCCTTTGAAATGAATGCTTTTCATAAGCTTTTTGCCTCTCTGTTTAAATTGAATACACAAATCTTTACTGACATAAAAAGCAGTAAATTTCACAGAGTTTAGAGACATTTTACAGATTTTTTTTTAAAAAAGGTTGTTTTATAATCACCAGATTGAACTGAAACGTGTTTTAAAGCTTTCTAGCTGAGCACTTTATACATGCTTTATTACTTTGTAACATGTGTAGTTAAGTGTGTGGAAAGATTGTTCAGAAAACCTATAAACATATTTCGAAGCTCTAAAGTAGTTTGTTTTTATTTTGCAGTTGGATAAGTGACAATAACTTTAATGGAACCATTCCTGGATACATTGGCACCTGGTCTCGGCTTCAAAAGCTGTACGTAAGCTTTTCACTTTATTGCTATTTTTTATTTATTTCTCTTGTCGTTTCTGTTTATCAATTTTGCTCAGCAGATTTCTACATGCGAGTGGACTTAAAGGACCTCTTCCTGAAGCAGTGGCCCGCCTAGAAAATCTTGCTGATCTGTAATTAACTACCTTAAATATATATATTTTAAAACGCAACTGAAACAGGATTGATATTTTAAACGGTTATACACATTCATATGCAGGAGAATTAGTGATACGACTGGGATAAACTTCTTTCCAAATATATCCAGCAAAGTTATCGCAACCCTGTATTTATTTTTCTACTGAGGCTTATGGTTTCTTCTGCCTTCATCGGAAAATTTCAAACTGATGTCTCTGTTCCTGTTCCAGAATTTTGCGGAATGTGGGTTTGTCTGGTTCAGTCCCCTCGTACATCTGGAATATGTCTAAGCTAAATAGACTGTAAGTTCTTTTAAATGATATGTGTAAACACTTTACAAGTTTAAATCTTGTCAGAATTCTGTACCTGCTTAGCGCATTGCGAATGCACTTGACATTGTACATTTATATGATTAAATTCACTAGACTATAGCACTTGTACGATTAAAGATCGTCACAAAATTTAATCGTCACAAACTCATGAGTAACCACATAAAACTTAGACTGCATGTGAGAATTGTGTGCTAGTATGAAAGGATAAAAAACTATATATTATTTACAGTCCTATTTATACAAACATAGGGTATCTAAGAATATTATGTGCACACCAAAGAATTAATATTTATATTTAAGTTGTTTACCGCAGCGATTTATCGTTTAACAAGTTGACTGGTGAACTTCAAGAAGTACCAAAAGCACCACCACATACGTAAGTAATTACAATCCAGGATTTGAGTATTTTAATCAGAGATTGAGACTGACCGCTATTCTTTCAGCTATCTGACTAACAACATGCTTTCCGGAAACGTTGAATCTGCTTCTGTTTACCTCCACAGCAAATCTGTTATGTACGTTTCCACTGATTGTATAGCTTGAGAAATTGCCATCATCTCCCAACTAATATACTTCTCGGTTTTCTACAGTGATCTCTCTTATAACAATTTCTCTTGGTCATCGAGCTGTCGGGACAAGAGGTATGGACATGAAATGGAACATCTACAATCAAAAGTTTGATAACCTTCTCATGTCATATTTTTTCTCTTCAATCAGTAACATCAATACATACCGGAGCTCATATTTGCAAAACAGTTTGTAAGTACAGTCTTTTGCTTTATCTTATAGCACAAATGGATTAAACTTAGTAATCTCTTGCTTTACATACGAATAAAAAGGTTACGGCCAGCCCGCCCCTATAGGATATAAATTTAGTCATATTTTAACTCTGGCTTTAGCTATGTTAGTGATACCACTCAAATTACCCTAAGAAGTGAATTACTCTCTCAAATAAGAAGTTCAGTTGGAATACTTAGGGATCGAATCCACAAAGAGCTAGGGAACCTATTAAATCTAGAAAAGTTATTAATACTAGGTGTGTTGTTTTATGGATTTAAAAGTAAATAGCAATCCTAATTGAGCAAGTCTATTGCTCGACTAACAAGATGATTGGGGATGTAACTTTATTGTAAGATATTAGATGCAGGGTTTCTATTCAGGTGTTAGAGATTATAATCCTATAGATGCCTAACAGTTCCATGCATGATATATTAGAGCTCAACTCCTTAATCACAGTGATCAGCGATGGCAATGTTTCACTGGTTAACTAACTAGATCGTGGATCTCAACTNNNNNNNNNNNNNNNNNNNNNNNNNNNNNNNNNNNNNNNNNNNNNNNNNNNNNNNNNNNNNNNNNNNNNNNNNNNNNNNNNNNNNNNNNNNNNNNNNNNNNNNNNNNNNCTAAGCCCTAGGCGCATGTTGATAATGCTCACTAGTCTCCTAGATCAGCGGTTAGCTCTCTCTAGCAGTCCTAGCATGACATATTAGATTCAAGAGAGGATGATCAAGGATGCTTGACACATGCAAATTCCTAGGTTCATGTTCTAGTTGGCAAGGCTAAAACAAGCATTAAGAACAATCAATCAATGAATATCACAACTTCGTAAATTTATAGTTGGGGCTAATCCCTCTAACCTATTTGAACCCTGAATCTAACAAGTAAACTACTCAGACATAGCTAAGCAATTCATGACACAAAATATAGATAAAAACTGCATAGAATAGAATAGATGAATCAATGGAGTTCAAATCACACATTTCTCTATGATTTTCTCTCCTAAAACTCTCTCTCTCTCTTGCTGAAAGTAAGAATACAATGGTGGCTAAAGCTCTCTTTTGCCTCCTAACACTTAGGCAAGTATATAACTATTAGGTTAAAAACTCGTCAGGGGTAATCTTGTAATTTGGTGAAGCCTTGGGTTTAAACTCGGCTGGAACCAAGTCGCGCATCTCGCGTCTCGACATCGATCGATGGTACAGGATGTACATCGATCGATTTCTTCTTCTTCGTATCGACCTCTAATGGTTAGTTCGGATGAAATCTCTTTTAAGCTCCTAAATGCTCCATAATCACCACTTTACTCCAAGATACCCCTGAACCTGAAAACATTTCTTATAGGATAGAATATATAATATATAGATAGTAAAATACTTATATACCATGGATGAAAATGGATCAAATCCATGATATATANNNNNNNNNNNNNNNNNNNNNNNNNNNNNNNNNNNNNNNNNNNNNNNNNNNNNNNNNNNNNNNNNNNNNNNNNNNNNNNNNNNNNNNNNNNNNNNNNNNNNNNNNNNNNNNNNNNNNNNNNNNNNNNNNNNNNNNNNNNNNNNNNNNNNNNNNNNNNNNNNNNNNNNNNNNNNNNNNNNNNNNNNNNNNNNNNNNNNNNNNNNNNNNNNNNNNNNNNNNNNNNNNNNNNNNNNNNNNNNNNNNNNNNNNNNNNNNNNNNNNNNNNNNNNNNNNNNNNNNNNNNNNNNNNNNNNNNNNNNNNNNNNNNNNNNNNNNNNNNNNNNNNNNNNNNNNNNNNNNNNNNNNNNNNNNNNNNNNNNNNNNNNNNNNNNNNNNNNNNNNNNNNNNNNNNNNNNNNNNNNNNNNNNNNNNNNNNNNNNNNNNNNNNNNNNNNNNNNATTGTAGGTCGATCGATGTCGACGTCTCGTCCACGGTCGATATGTTGGTAATCATCCTACTTGGGCCGTGCAATAAATCTGAAAGAATGAAAACAAAAGTAAATACTAGTAACTAAGAAAACCAATTAAAATTACCTAATAGTGGGTTACCTCCATCTCAGCGCTTTGTTATAGTCATTTAGCTTGACTGTGGAGGTATGTGGCTAGTTGGTGGGAAGACATCTACTTGTTGGGAAACAAACATCCACCACATCTCTGCACATTCTGGACCAAGCTGCAATGAAACTTCTTGTGGCCTCATCATTTCTGGTCCATCTCTCATCCATCTTCTGTATTGCATTTGAGATGTTTTGTAGCCTTTCTAGGATGTTTTCAATGCTGAACTGATGCCATCCTATCTTTTCGTAGGCATATGCTGATAGCTCGTTCAGTTCCTCATGCATTGACTCCATTTTGTTTTGTATCAGCTGCTCGTCGTCTGGTGTAGACGTGGTATCGATCGATGCGACCAAGTGTTTATAGGTCGATGCTGGTGCCTTATTGTCAACCGATTTGGAGTGTTTCCTGTTGATCAATGCTGATATCTGGTGTTGAGATGCGAGTTGCCTCTGAATGGCTTTGACTTCCTTCTGTGACCACTCTGCTTGGCTATCCAGTCCACCGAGTATGACGTTGAATGGAAAGTAGATGTCATCACACTGCTTCTCAAGTCGTTCCTCCATGGTGTCTATATTTGTGTAAAGCTTTGTTGTGATTTGATCAACTTCTGCTGCTGTGTAGGGAAGATGTTCTGTAGGTTTCTTGCCGTCGAGCATAGCCCTGCGGAACCTATCGATTGATGTTGAACCTTCTTCCTGAAAATCATGTTGATCATTAAGCTTGCCAATGTCCCTCTAGACATTCATCATCTGTGTAGACAAGGTGTCCAAGTATCGCATGATAGGTAAGGTGAAACGGTCGTGCATATCCTCGTAGGTTTGTAACCTATCTTCCATGGCTGCGAACTTGCTGTCGATCGATGTGATGGTGCAGATATCGATCGATGTGACTGGTTGTGGATCCTTCTTGCGAATGGTGTCCAAATCTTGTTGTAGCAGATCAATTCTCGTGCTTAACCAGTCCACGTTATTGTTGAGAGGGTTGTATACGTCGTTAATCGTCGTGTTGATGTATGTGATCTCCCATTCATCCTTCTTCTCTATCAAACTTTGCGGTTCTGCAGGAATCTGGGATGTCTGTGGCTTGACGTCGATCGATTTTGCTTTGTTAGCTCCGATCGATGGTGATGTCGTAGCTTCTTTCTCAAAGTTGTGCTGCATACTCTCAATCTCTGTCCTCGTCTCTGCCATACTTCTGAAAAGGTCATTGTAACCTCTGTCCAAAGGCTGATAGGTGTCATCTACCAATGTCTTGAGTTCATCTCCTTGCTTTTCCTGAGCTCCACAAATACCAGTCACCATCTCATTAATCTCATCCTTGGTGTAGATTTCTGGTGCCAGTTTTGTAGGTGTGAAAGAAGTGGCATGTTTTGGAAGACATATGTGACTCTCTTCAAATAGGGATGCTCTCTCCAGAATTTTTTTGATGTTGTCTTTGGTAACAGGGATCATCTCACCAGCTATGCTCCTTGAATATCCAAACTCATCTCTGTAGACTCCATATTCGTCCTTCTGTTCCCATCTGAACTTTCTGGCTCCATAGATGTCATAAGCGTGATGTCCAAACTCGTAACGTCTGTCAATAGATGGTGAGGGTGTCTTGTCGAGAGACGTTGGTGTTACCCTGTCGAACGATGTTGGAGCAACCTTGTCGATCGATGCGTGGCCAACTGGTCGGTATGATTGGTGTGAACCAATTGCTGTTGTGTCGGCCCCTGGATGTTCGCCTGGAACTGTTGGAATGTTGTCTGGAATGCTGCGTTGCTGCATAAACAAGTTGTCTGGTCCATTGGCCACTTGAAGAATGTTTGCTATGTCTTCTCTGGATACTCGTAGAATTCTTCCATCCATAGCTCGTGTATGGCCATCTGGGTCCCTGAAAATACCAAATTCATCAGGAATTAGAAAACCGTAATCAATACTCATATTCTTCTTAGTAAATAAAGAAAGTTGAGGTTTAGAATGAGTATCGATCGATGTTGATACTGGAGTATCGATCGATTGTAGGCGTTTGTCTGCGGAATTAGGGTTTTTGGATTGAATGCTCCTCCTAGATGTTCCTTAAGATTTGTTTGTGAGAGCATTCATCTTTTCTGCTTCGGTGTCGTGAGAAGTGATCTGGGGTGCAAAACTCCTTATATAGGTGTTGGTAAACCTACTTGGGATTGGAATATTTCCTTTCTCCTTTTTTAAGGCGGCGGCTTTAATATCGATCGATGTACCAGGTGTGGTATCGATTGATGCATAAGATCGTTTTGCTGGATGAGGGTGGGTACCGACCGATGCTGAGTAGACTCTGTCGATCGATGGTGGAGACGTGTTGTTGAAGGAATGGCTTGAATATCTGTCATCCTACATAGCAATCTCTATAGCTCTTTCCTTCCAGTAATCCTCATCATACTCCTTTGTAGGATCATCATTGGATGAAGGAATTACAGTATCCACTGCAAAACTTTCATGAAATCCATTGTCTGCCCAACTGCCTATGGATAGTCATCACATCCTCTTTTGTTGGGTTGTTGAAAGGCAAAGTNNNNNNNNNNNNNNNNNNNNNNNNNNNNNNNNNNNNNNNNNNNNNNNNNNNNNNNNNNNNNNNNNNNNNNNNNNNNNNNNNNNNNNNNNNNNNNNNNNNNNNNNNNNNNNNNNNNNNNNNNNNNNNNNNNNNNNNNNNNNNNNNNNNNNNNNNNNNGTACTCTGCTCCACAATGGCATGCTGCAATGTAGCCAAGATCATTTCCAAANNNNNNNNNNNNNNNNNNNNNNNNNNNNNNNNNNNNNNNNNNNNNNNNCGTCTGGATTTATCAGTGTCAGACACAATCTGTTGGTGTTCATGTCACATACAGCTATTACTGTAGCCAGGAAAGCTCTTGCAAGCAGAAGTGAAGAGTTCCAGTTAAGCTTGATGTCCAGGACATGAAAATTTATTGGGACAAGGGTATTACCAATCTCTACCTCAAGGTCTCTTATGATTCCTCCTGAGCTTCTTTCTGAAAGGTCCACGAAGGTGAAAGACTCTGATGAGGGCTCTATTTTCAGACCCAGCTGGTCTGCCATAACCTTAGGTAGTATGCTGACTGATGCTCCTGTGTTACAAAGTGCATGGAGAAATACAATACCCTTCACCAGACATGGTATTGCAAACTTCCCATGATCACTCTTCTTTTTCAATGTGATCCTTAGTTTCATCCTTTCCCTGACATGATGAAACATTCTCCTAATGTCCTCCTCACTCTCCTTAGTCTCTCTGAAGAACATCCACAACCGGTGTGTGAAATAAACTTCATCAAAAGGTTTCTCCACTGGGATTCTGAGGACTCTTAGTGAAACCATCTATCTCCTTCTCATTAGCTTCCCTCCTAAGGTTCTTAGGAATCTTCTCTTTCCTTTTTCTTAACCTTCTTCCTTCAGTTGCCTCATCAACTTGCATAGGCTCTGGTGTAGTGTCTGAAGGGTTGGTTGTAGGTTCTGGTGGGTTTGCTAAAGGTTTAGGTGATGGTCTGAGTGCGTTGATTTGGTCACTATCAATAGATGGTAACTGCACTCGGTAGGTGAGAGGTGCCCGTCGATTGATGGGAGGTGAGGGGGGTCGATCGATATCGGTCTCTCTCTGTCGGTCGACTGCTGGCTCATGCGGTCGATCGATTTTAACGTAGAAAGGGGAGGGTGGGTGAGGATGTTTTTCTGCGAATTCCTCATGAGTCATGATTCGAACTGCACTATACTCCGCAGTCGATTTAGCAGATGACATCGATCGATGTTTATTGTAATCTGTCGATCGATCTTCGTCATGGTCTGTCAAACGATGTGTATCCACTGACATCGGTCGACACCAATGTGATCCGCCGAAACTCATGGAGCTTTCAACTTNNNNNNNNNNNNNNNNNNNNNNNNNNNNNNNNNNNNNNNNNNNNNNNNNNNNNNNNNNNNNNNNNNNNNNNNNNNNNNNNNNNNNNNNNNNNNNNNNNNNNNNNNNNNNNNNNNNNNNNNNNNNNNNNNNNNNNNNNNNNNNNNNNNNNNNNNNNNNNNNNNNNNNNNNNNNNNNNNNNNNNNNNNNNNNNNNNNNNNNNNNNNNNNNNNNNNNNNNNNNNNNNNNNNNNNNNNNNNNNNNNNNNNNNNNNNNNNNNNNNNNNNNNNNNNNNNNNNNNNNNNNNNNNNNNNNNNNNNNNNNNNNNNNNNNNNNNNNNNNNNNNNNNNNNNNNNNNNNNNNNNNNNNNNNNNNNNNNNNNNNNNNNNNNNNNNNNNNNNNNNNNNNNNNNNNNNNNNNNNNNNNNNNNNNNNNNNNNNNNNNNNNNNNNNNNNNNNNNNNNNNNNNNNNNNNNNNNNNNNNNNNNNNNNNNNNNNNNNNNNNNNNNNNNNGATCCTCGAACCTCTCTAGATGGTCCATAGGATGCTCGTGCGGTAACCTAGAGTAGGGTATTTGCGACACGAGTGTGTAGTACTGGGGCTTCAGCTCGAAATTCTGCTTCTGAATCTCTGGAAGTCGAATAGCTGATCTGTTGGCGTAGTACTCATCTGGACGATTGTAGTCAGCCAGTGCCCTTGGTCGAGCAGCCTCATCCACAGGTTGAGCAGCTCCTGTAACATCAGTATCAGGGATTACATTCCCCTGAGCGTCTAGTTTCTGACCTGTTGCATTACGCAGATGACCATCCTGGTCATACAGGTTTCCATTCTTGTCCTGTCTGAGAATAACAATCGCATCCATGTTTCGTGACTGATGATCGATCGATGTATGCGGTGTAGTATCGATCGATGTCGAACGATGTAGATCGGTCGACGATGAAGGTCGGGTGTTGGTCGACGGTTGGGTGCGAGAATCGGTCGACGTAAAAGCTGCTGCGTCGAGCGATGTGGAACGTTGTTCTTTGCGGATTGTGCGTTCCAAGTGAGCAGGATCTTCTGAGAATAGCAGATGTTTGTCTTTGTTACTTCTGGTACTGCTGTGCATGCACCTGAAAAGACAAGAAAAAATTTTGTGTTAGAATGGGGGTAGAGAAAAGAATAAGAATCAATAACACTAAATCTAATGGCGATCAAAGCTCTCCGGCAACGGCGCCAAATTTGATACCACTCAAATTACCCTAAGGAGTGAATTACTCTCTCAAATAAGAGGTTCAGTTGCAGTACTTAGGGATCAAATCCACAAGGAGCTAGGGAACCTATTAAATCTAGTGNNNNNNNNNNNNNNNNNNNNNNNNNNNNNNNNNNNNNNNNNNNNNNNNNNNNNNNNNNNNNNNNNNNNNNNNNNNNNNNNNNNNNNNNNNNNNNNNNNNNNNNNNNNNNNNNNNNNNNNNNNNNNNNNNNNNNNNNNNNNNNNNNNNNNNNNNNNNNNNNNNNNNNNNNNNNNNNNNNNNNNNNNNNNNNNNNNNNNNNNNNNNNNNNNNNNNNNNNNNNNNNNNNNNNNNNNNNNNNNNNNNNNNNNNNNNNNNNNNNNNNNNNGATCGATGATCCTATATGGATATCGATCGATACACCTTTCGCAAATATCGATCGGTTGTCAGAAGACAATATCGATCGATAGCTTCTAGCTAAGCCCTAGTCGCGGGTTGATAATGCTCACTAGTCTCCTAGATCAGCTGTTAGCTCTCTCTAGCAGTCCTAGCATGACAGATTAGATTCAGGACACGATGATCAAGGATGCTTGACACATGCAAATTCCTAGGTTCATGTTCTAGTTAGCAGGGCTAAAACAAGCATTAAGAACAATCACCCAATGAATATCACAACTTAGCAAATCTATAGTTGGGGCTAATCCCTCTAACCTATTTGAACCNNNNNNNNNNNNNNNNNNNNNNNNNNNNNNNNNNNNNNNNNNNNNNNNNNNNNNNNNNNNNNNNNNNNNNNNNNNNNNNNNNNNNNNNNNNNNNNNNNNNNNNNNNNNNNNNNNNNNCTCTCTCTCTCTCTCTCTCTTGCTGAAAGTAAGAATACAATGGTGGCTAAAGCTCTCTTTTGCCTCCTAACACTTAGGCAAGTATATAACTATTAGGTTAAAAACTCGTCAGGGGTAATCTTGTAATTTGATGAAGCCTTGGGTTTAAAGTCGGCTGGAACCAAGTGGCGCATCTCGCGTCTCGACATCGATCGATGGTACAGGATGTACATCGATCGATTTCTTCTTCTTCGTATCGACCTCTAATGGTCAGCTCGGATGAAATCTCTTTTAAGCTCTTAAATGCTCCATAATCATCACTTTACTCCAAGATATTCCTGAACCTGAAAACATACTTAATATGATAGAATATATAATATATAGATAGTAAAATACTTATATACCATTGATAAAAATGGGTCAAATCCATGGTATATCAGTTAGTTAGAAGACTAAATGTTATGATCTTATTGTCATAGGCTTCTTCCATGTGCTGGTCCAACAAACTGCAGCAAATGTAAGTACATATTGAGCAATGTTAACTTATCTCTAACATGGATTCGACATAGTCATAGTGTACTTTGTTAAATCCCTCTCGTTATATATACAAAGCTGTAAACATCTACTCTTTCTAATGGTGATACTCATTGTTGATCTTAGATCAACGATCATTGCATATAAATTGTGGTGGAGGAAATGTACAGATTAAAACCTCCTCAGGTAAAATCACTTATCAAGCTGATAACAGTACAACTGATGCCGCAACAAATCACCACCTAGAAAACTGGGGAATCAGCAATACGGGTGACTTTACCGATGATATAGGTCATGATGACACATATATAGTTTCAACTAATTTAACACCATCTGGAGATTATCCTGATCTCTATAAAACCGCACGTCGATCTCCTCTCTCTCTGGTTTATTATGCGTTTTGCTTGGAAAATGGAGCTTACAATGTGAAACTCCATTTTGTGGAGATCCAGTTTTTAGACGAAGAACTAAACAGTCGTCTTGGTAGACGCATATTTGACGTCTATGTTCAGGTAAAGCGCCGCTAAGTATTACAGAATAATTGTTATGTTCAGTCTCATGCATGGAAGATTAAAGTTATTTTCCTTTTGTCCTTTCTTTCCCCTTTAAGGGAGAATTGTTGTTGAGGGATTTTAACATAAAAGAGGAAGCTAATGGAACTCTGAAGCCAGTTGTGAAAGAAGCAAAAGCTGTTAATGTGACCGACCATACGTTAGAGATTCGGCTGTATTGGGCAGGGAAAGGGACAGTACTCTTTCCCAAAAGAGGAAACTATGGTCCTCTTGTCTCTGCAATCTCCTTGTGTCATAGTAAGAATACTTCACCTATGCCAAGTCTCTGCTTGAACAAACATATATAAGACTATTTTCCCCCCGTTATTTGTTGCATTTTCGTGCTCGCCTTCACTTACTTGTTGCAATAATATCCTTGTTTAAAATTTTCAGGTCTGGAGAAAAATTGCGGATGTTTTTAAAAAAATACTTTGTGACAAACATCTTTCTGTAAATTGGTGTATACATGCATTAACACTTTTAATGTCTCATTTGCAGTGGAGAAAACAAAGTATAACACTAATTATCCACTAATTTTTGGGGTAACGGGTGCCTTGGTAGCGATAATTCTATTGGCTTTGGGATTATATGCTCAGAAAAGATGCAGAGGCGACACAAATATGAGAGAAAGAGGTATCAAAGTTCCCAAAATATATGAATCCCTTCTTTATATTTACTCATAACAATACTGATAATTTTCTCTGTGGACCTGGTCTCAATAGATTTGAGAGCCCAGTGTCTGCAAACGGTTTGGTTTACATGGAGGCAACTGCAAGCTGCAACAAACAATTTTGATCAAGCCAAGAAACTTGGAGAAGGAGGTTTTGGATCTGTATTCAAAGTATTCTAAGATATAACTTCTTCTCATTTGTATATACTTGAGAAAACATGGCTGTCCTTTTTCTGATATAAGAAACTTAATTCAGGGAGAGCTTACGGATGGAACTATCGTAGCAGTCAAGCAGCTTTCTTCCAAGTCAAGACAAGGAAACCGCGAATTTGTCAATGAGATAGGCATGATCTCAGGTCTTAATCATCCAAATCTTGTCAAACTTTATGGATGTTGTGTTGAAAAGAATCAACTGCTGCTTGTGTATGAGTACATGGAAAATAACTCCCTTGCTCTTGTGCTGTCTGGTAAATAAAAATATTCAGCTCTTCTTTATGTTTTGAATCTAATCCAAATAGACGTATTTAATAACAACGTCATTTCTCTTTGGTTAACCAAAATTTTCAGAAAAGAGCTCCCCAAAATTGGATTGGGCAGCAAGGAAAAAAATATCTGTGGGAATTGCAAGAGGGCTTGAGTTCCTCCATGAAGGATCGATGATCAAGATGGTTCACCGTGACATTAAAACCACTAATGTGCTTCTAGATGCCGACCTTAATGCAAAGATATCTGACTTTGGATTAGCTAGGCTCCGTGAAGAAGAACACACTCAGATTACCACAAAAATTGCAGGAACCATGTAAGTATAGAACATATAACAAAACAAAAAGTTGCACCATGGCCGACCAAAATTAGCTTAGTCTTGGTTTCTCTTTTGATGCAGGGGATATATGGCTCCTGAATATGTACTATGGGGTCAACTAACAGAGAAGGCAGATGTGTATAGCTTCGGGGTTGTGGCAATGGAAATTGTTAGTGGAAAGAGTAATGCTAAACCGAGGGGAAGTGCTGATCACGTCTCCCTTATCAACTGGGTAACTTTTTGTTAGCTTTCCTTCTTTTGTTTCCCATTATAAGTCTTGTGAAACATGTTCTTTGACATCAAATATCAGGCTTTGATGTTGCAACAAAAAGGGGACATACTTGAGATTGTAGATCCAACGTTGGAAGGTGATTTCAACAGCAAAGAAGCCGTGAGGATGATCAATGTTGCCCTTGTTTGCACAAATTCATCTCCTTCCTTACGGCCAACCATGTCAGAGGTTGTGCAAATGCTAGAGGGAGTGATCGAAATAGAACAGGTTATGTCAGATCCTGGTTTGTATGGAGACGACTGGAGCATGTCAAAGCTGAAGGACAATGATACACATGGAAGCTCGAGCATGTCTGGTGTGACAGATCAAACAACAATGACAATGAAATTCTCTGTTTCTGGTTCTGATCTATACCCAGAATCTGTGATCTCAAACTCCACAGTAGAGTTTCCTTCCTCGACAGTGTAATATCAAAAGCTGTAGGAATGGCTACCTCATATGAGTAGAACAAATGTTTGTGAAA is a genomic window containing:
- the LOC106306413 gene encoding probable LRR receptor-like serine/threonine-protein kinase At1g29720 isoform X1, which gives rise to MWIFFSTLFLFFFTITTSFLAILTASTSQALHPDELNALGEIATTLGIERLNLSDGDPCFSRTLNIGGVVSDEMNNTIACDCSFNNNMTCHITELILNSISLSGKLPPELAKLQYLHNINLVRNYLSGTIPVEWASMPYITSITLSANNLSGPLPTWLQNFKNLKILGIEGNQFSGTIPDELGNLTNLTKLHLASNKFIGRLPVTLARLVNLEEFWISDNNFNGTIPGYIGTWSRLQKLFLHASGLKGPLPEAVARLENLADLRISDTTGINFFPNISSKVIATLILRNVGLSGSVPSYIWNMSKLNRLDLSFNKLTGELQEVPKAPPHTYLTNNMLSGNVESASVYLHSKSVIDLSYNNFSWSSSCRDKSNINTYRSSYLQNSLLLPCAGPTNCSKYQRSLHINCGGGNVQIKTSSGKITYQADNSTTDAATNHHLENWGISNTGDFTDDIGHDDTYIVSTNLTPSGDYPDLYKTARRSPLSLVYYAFCLENGAYNVKLHFVEIQFLDEELNSRLGRRIFDVYVQGELLLRDFNIKEEANGTLKPVVKEAKAVNVTDHTLEIRLYWAGKGTVLFPKRGNYGPLVSAISLCHSLEKNCGLEKTKYNTNYPLIFGVTGALVAIILLALGLYAQKRCRGDTNMRERDLRAQCLQTVWFTWRQLQAATNNFDQAKKLGEGGFGSVFKGELTDGTIVAVKQLSSKSRQGNREFVNEIGMISGLNHPNLVKLYGCCVEKNQLLLVYEYMENNSLALVLSEKSSPKLDWAARKKISVGIARGLEFLHEGSMIKMVHRDIKTTNVLLDADLNAKISDFGLARLREEEHTQITTKIAGTMGYMAPEYVLWGQLTEKADVYSFGVVAMEIVSGKSNAKPRGSADHVSLINWALMLQQKGDILEIVDPTLEGDFNSKEAVRMINVALVCTNSSPSLRPTMSEVVQMLEGVIEIEQVMSDPGLYGDDWSMSKLKDNDTHGSSSMSGVTDQTTMTMKFSVSGSDLYPESVISNSTVEFPSSTV